A region from the Desulfurispira natronophila genome encodes:
- a CDS encoding metal ABC transporter solute-binding protein, Zn/Mn family: MKKLYLLLGAILAIIGFAKCALAQGQLVVYTSTYPLYEFSQRIGGEQVEVRNILPPGADAHDYEPSTRQMMDIASADIFVYNGGGFELWIDKLLQALDGDHQLVIVNTTADLPLLEVDHHHDHHHHSNFFSRGWNWLRHALGGSHDEHHCHHGPEDPHVWLDPTMAVEQARTIKEKLIEVDRDNSSVYENNFTALEQDLLDLDKLYQKELADLPHRQFVVPHKAFSYMAKRYHLEQIAIAGVHPGAEPSQREVMAIIDFLREQDINHVFFETTVSNRTAETIAHEVGAKTLVLNPVENLTSEERNAGETYFSIMRKNLKNLKIALGG, encoded by the coding sequence ATGAAGAAACTGTATCTGTTACTGGGTGCCATATTGGCCATCATAGGTTTCGCAAAATGCGCGCTGGCCCAGGGTCAACTGGTGGTATATACCTCTACCTACCCCCTGTACGAGTTCAGCCAGCGCATAGGTGGCGAGCAAGTTGAGGTTCGCAACATCCTTCCACCTGGAGCTGACGCCCACGATTACGAACCCAGTACACGCCAGATGATGGATATCGCCAGTGCCGATATCTTTGTCTATAACGGCGGGGGATTTGAGCTTTGGATCGACAAGCTCCTGCAGGCCCTTGACGGTGACCACCAGCTGGTCATAGTCAATACCACTGCGGATTTGCCACTACTGGAAGTGGATCACCACCATGATCACCATCACCACAGCAATTTTTTCAGTCGTGGTTGGAATTGGCTGCGCCACGCCCTTGGCGGCTCCCATGACGAACACCACTGCCACCACGGCCCAGAGGATCCCCACGTCTGGCTGGACCCAACCATGGCCGTGGAGCAGGCCCGCACTATCAAGGAGAAGTTGATAGAGGTTGACAGGGACAACAGCTCAGTCTACGAAAACAATTTTACCGCTCTGGAGCAGGATCTGCTTGATCTGGACAAACTCTACCAAAAGGAGCTCGCTGATCTTCCCCACCGACAATTTGTCGTGCCCCACAAGGCCTTCTCCTATATGGCAAAGCGCTACCACTTGGAGCAAATCGCCATAGCCGGTGTCCACCCTGGTGCCGAGCCCAGTCAGAGGGAGGTAATGGCAATTATTGATTTTCTACGGGAACAGGACATCAACCATGTATTCTTTGAAACAACGGTCAGTAACCGTACTGCAGAGACCATTGCCCACGAGGTTGGAGCCAAAACCCTGGTGCTCAACCCGGTTGAAAACCTGACCTCTGAGGAGAGAAACGCAGGAGAGACCTATTTTTCCATAATGCGCAAAAACCTGAAAAATTTGAAGATAGCGCTCGGTGGCTAA
- a CDS encoding META domain-containing protein — protein MASALRSVSSAASALVTGVLLLAAIAGCSTTPDPAQRECQKETAPLEFLVCGHRLVVIEQINPDTVFLYVDERTLALEWDESQAGYVSLPAGTAFVPGSSGGKLVFEGEELPECYPTKPLQLPFRATGNEPPWRLDITHGEMILITEYGQRLRRFAEPVSKAGTDGSVYFYAKENGTRLEVVVTPAICIDTMTGMPYPYHVQTLSQKTLSGCGGEPESLLRGVEWQVTHLKGDPLSRGIQMTLQFTEEGLVRGTAGCNTYMGTFRLTGERMLISDLATTKMACDPETMAQEQLFLSLLIDAYRFFVTGDGELELFTASGPILRAVPGSDRSHRSR, from the coding sequence ATGGCGAGTGCTTTGCGAAGCGTGAGTTCGGCTGCTTCTGCTTTGGTTACTGGGGTTCTCTTGCTGGCGGCAATAGCTGGTTGCTCCACGACTCCGGATCCTGCTCAACGGGAGTGCCAGAAAGAGACAGCGCCCCTGGAGTTTCTTGTATGTGGCCACCGGTTAGTGGTGATTGAGCAGATAAATCCTGATACCGTTTTCCTTTACGTTGACGAGCGCACTTTGGCTCTTGAGTGGGATGAAAGTCAGGCTGGTTACGTATCTCTCCCGGCAGGTACTGCCTTTGTCCCTGGCTCCAGTGGGGGCAAACTGGTATTTGAAGGCGAAGAGTTGCCAGAGTGTTACCCCACAAAGCCTCTGCAGCTTCCCTTCCGTGCTACTGGCAATGAGCCGCCGTGGCGCCTGGATATAACCCATGGCGAAATGATACTTATAACCGAGTATGGGCAGCGGCTACGGCGCTTTGCCGAACCCGTATCCAAAGCCGGCACAGATGGTTCGGTATATTTTTATGCCAAGGAAAACGGCACCAGACTTGAGGTGGTGGTTACGCCGGCAATCTGTATCGATACCATGACAGGTATGCCCTACCCCTATCATGTACAAACCTTATCGCAAAAAACTTTAAGTGGTTGTGGTGGTGAACCGGAAAGTTTACTGCGAGGCGTTGAGTGGCAGGTTACCCACCTGAAAGGAGATCCACTTTCCAGGGGGATCCAGATGACACTGCAGTTTACTGAGGAAGGCCTGGTGAGGGGCACCGCCGGCTGCAATACCTATATGGGTACTTTTCGCCTGACTGGTGAAAGAATGCTGATATCGGACCTTGCCACTACGAAAATGGCCTGCGACCCGGAAACTATGGCCCAGGAACAGTTATTTCTCTCCTTGCTGATCGATGCCTATCGTTTTTTTGTGACAGGAGATGGGGAGCTGGAGCTGTTCACCGCCTCTGGGCCTATCCTGAGAGCCGTTCCCGGCAGTGATCGCTCCCACCGCTCCCGTTAG
- a CDS encoding EAL domain-containing protein, giving the protein MLVCEGLSPDMHETHLAVLVEDFSSTVRLLGSSHELTELECQNIFMLPLPPGTDMSYGLMHQSRTLEGWYTLERASDLIWVLDNGSLTVHFQPIVEAVTMEIYAYECLARGVLSSGQLMSPGAMFDTACKTGMLFNLDRQCRESAIKTAAVKNIHKNIFINFLPSSIYNPEYCLRDTEHWARQLDFNPYSIVFEVVETERVESLEHLKGILGHYKSRGFRTALDDIGSGYASLSLFASLAPDIVKIDMELVRDIHRSEVKQSVARALISMAKDIGTKVLAEGVENCEESDWFRAQGVDYLQGYYFGKPSPEPLRQLAVV; this is encoded by the coding sequence ATGCTGGTTTGTGAAGGCCTCAGCCCTGATATGCACGAGACACATCTGGCGGTTTTGGTCGAAGACTTCTCCAGCACTGTGCGGTTGCTTGGCAGCAGCCATGAGCTGACTGAGCTGGAGTGCCAGAATATCTTTATGTTGCCTTTGCCACCTGGAACGGACATGAGCTATGGTCTCATGCACCAGAGCAGAACCCTTGAGGGTTGGTACACCCTTGAGCGTGCCAGTGACCTGATATGGGTGCTGGATAACGGATCACTGACGGTGCACTTTCAGCCTATTGTAGAGGCTGTCACCATGGAGATCTACGCCTATGAGTGTCTGGCTCGGGGCGTGCTCTCCAGTGGGCAGCTCATGAGTCCCGGTGCCATGTTTGATACCGCCTGCAAAACCGGTATGCTCTTTAACCTTGATCGCCAGTGCCGGGAAAGTGCTATCAAGACCGCAGCGGTAAAGAATATTCATAAAAATATCTTTATCAATTTTTTGCCATCTTCAATTTACAACCCGGAGTACTGCCTGCGGGATACGGAGCACTGGGCCAGACAGTTGGATTTTAACCCCTATTCGATCGTTTTTGAGGTAGTAGAGACAGAGAGGGTAGAGAGCCTGGAGCACCTGAAGGGTATTTTGGGACACTACAAAAGCCGGGGCTTTCGAACGGCCCTCGACGATATTGGCAGTGGGTACGCATCCCTCAGCCTCTTCGCCTCACTTGCTCCCGATATTGTGAAAATCGACATGGAACTGGTACGGGATATTCACCGCAGCGAAGTGAAGCAGTCAGTTGCCCGTGCTCTTATTAGCATGGCCAAAGATATAGGCACCAAAGTGCTGGCGGAAGGTGTGGAAAATTGCGAAGAAAGCGACTGGTTTCGAGCCCAGGGAGTAGACTACCTGCAAGGCTACTACTTTGGCAAACCATCGCCAGAACCTCTGCGTCAGCTGGCAGTCGTGTGA
- a CDS encoding transporter substrate-binding domain-containing protein, which produces MTASTKLIFVCIFLWVLPGLPAQAWELNNQEQEYVRQHPVVTVGVIDGNEPFSFHLDGEVVGISIDMLERISQQTGLQFRYRMGRWTDLLDSFRQGELDVIDGISHTREREAYTLFTTPYNVRQTDLFVRADSPLASKDGMDWLSDYRIAIVRDIYYQHQLEEAGIQLMEYDGLEDVMKAPAFGWVDGAVMAPLTGQYIIRRHNLPGLVSIGSLESIGIAPEDFRLGVNPGRPMLHRILQKSLDALAEEELDHIRSVWLQRGEWQSWGGQVDLPSHLQAFVEQKRSARVGVLEDFSPFSFWHNHKLSGFTVDLLDKLSRKSGMEFELLTGNWSELLNDFREGRLDVIANISHTSEREPFTRFTDSYYDIPVTVFIRNDFPQYTSLASVDTGSIGVVQDVYFEQELRQFSSARIDTFADHEALARALSFGLIDAAVMNLAIGNHMVKKLGLTNVQIAEEFALDSAVTEDLRFGVNPALEPLQEILNLGLRSIAPEEWIQMENRWLGAKVHSPDALVPVFSQEEIHYLDSKGPIRVCVDPDWMPYEQLDNQGNHQGIAADFLQLMARKGQLDLQIVPTSTWQESIVKAKQRECDILSLAMKTPDRLEYMDFTTPYLSTANVLVTNISHPFINSISDVLDETFAIVEGYAYEEILRRKYPTMQLVSVPNEMDGLRQVQSGQVFGYFGSMASVGYTMQQHGIFDVKITHTLDVDWELGVATRNDEPLLREIFQKLVDNISEAESREILAHWVAVRYEQGSDYRLLLQVLAAISVVVLAIVAWNYKLASLNRQLAVRVEEEVSRRLLAEEEHRNHERVLLQRSKMADMGEMIGAITHQWKQPLNIISLNLSALEMETENLPQEVQVHLRYYTGSILQQVDFMAQTVDDFSHFFTPSKKKQPFNVKAFYELYRIISPYFEKVGIEVKVVEKANFYVVGYANEFKQVALNLLVNAKDAIEERQVAPGRITVEFDCDHQWGIMRFSDNGGGIPDHLLPDQLFQSYTTTKGKKGTGIGLQLARTIIETNMQGTIEATNSAEGAVLTIRLPLYQERL; this is translated from the coding sequence ATGACAGCGTCCACAAAGTTGATTTTCGTCTGTATTTTTTTGTGGGTACTCCCTGGCCTGCCGGCGCAAGCATGGGAGCTCAATAACCAAGAGCAGGAGTATGTGCGCCAGCATCCTGTGGTGACCGTGGGGGTGATTGATGGAAATGAACCCTTCTCCTTCCACCTCGATGGGGAAGTTGTAGGTATTTCCATTGATATGTTGGAGCGTATTTCCCAGCAAACTGGTTTACAGTTTCGTTATCGCATGGGTCGCTGGACCGACCTGTTGGACTCATTTCGCCAGGGTGAGCTGGATGTTATCGACGGTATCTCCCACACCCGTGAACGGGAGGCCTACACCCTCTTTACCACCCCCTATAATGTTCGTCAGACTGATCTCTTTGTGCGAGCAGACAGCCCACTTGCCAGCAAGGATGGTATGGACTGGCTGAGTGACTATCGCATTGCTATTGTGCGCGATATTTACTACCAGCACCAACTTGAAGAAGCAGGTATCCAACTGATGGAGTACGATGGACTGGAAGACGTCATGAAGGCACCTGCTTTTGGTTGGGTTGATGGAGCAGTTATGGCCCCTCTGACTGGTCAGTACATTATTCGTCGCCATAATCTGCCGGGACTGGTCAGTATTGGCTCCCTGGAGTCTATAGGTATTGCACCGGAAGACTTTCGCCTGGGAGTTAACCCGGGGAGACCCATGTTGCACCGCATACTGCAGAAATCCCTGGATGCTTTGGCGGAAGAAGAGCTGGATCATATTCGGTCGGTTTGGCTGCAGCGGGGCGAGTGGCAATCCTGGGGGGGGCAGGTCGATCTTCCCTCTCACCTGCAAGCCTTTGTCGAGCAGAAGCGTTCGGCACGGGTGGGGGTGCTGGAGGATTTTTCTCCATTCAGTTTTTGGCATAACCATAAGTTGAGTGGTTTTACGGTTGATTTGCTGGATAAACTTTCCCGCAAAAGCGGTATGGAGTTTGAGCTTCTCACGGGGAACTGGTCCGAACTTCTCAATGACTTTCGTGAGGGTCGTCTGGACGTGATTGCCAATATATCACATACCAGCGAGCGTGAACCCTTCACCCGCTTTACCGACTCGTATTACGATATTCCCGTAACGGTCTTTATTCGTAACGATTTCCCGCAATACACCAGTCTTGCCAGTGTGGATACCGGCTCCATTGGGGTTGTCCAGGACGTATACTTTGAGCAAGAGCTACGCCAGTTCAGCTCGGCCCGTATTGATACCTTTGCCGACCACGAAGCGCTGGCGCGGGCTCTATCTTTTGGGCTTATTGATGCCGCTGTCATGAACCTGGCTATCGGTAATCATATGGTGAAGAAACTAGGCTTGACCAATGTGCAAATCGCGGAAGAGTTCGCTCTTGATTCTGCAGTTACCGAGGACTTACGCTTTGGTGTCAACCCGGCTCTTGAGCCACTGCAGGAAATCCTCAACCTGGGCCTGCGCAGCATTGCCCCGGAAGAGTGGATACAAATGGAAAACCGCTGGCTGGGAGCCAAAGTACACAGTCCCGATGCTCTTGTGCCTGTGTTTAGTCAGGAGGAAATACACTACCTGGATAGCAAGGGCCCTATTCGGGTTTGTGTGGATCCGGACTGGATGCCCTATGAGCAGCTGGATAATCAGGGAAACCACCAAGGTATTGCAGCGGATTTTCTTCAGCTTATGGCCCGCAAGGGACAGTTGGACCTGCAGATTGTCCCCACGAGTACTTGGCAGGAGTCTATTGTCAAGGCGAAACAGCGGGAGTGTGATATTCTCTCGCTGGCCATGAAGACTCCCGATCGTTTGGAGTACATGGATTTTACCACACCTTATCTCAGTACAGCCAACGTGCTGGTTACCAACATCTCTCACCCCTTTATTAACAGTATAAGTGATGTTTTGGATGAAACATTTGCCATTGTGGAAGGTTACGCCTATGAAGAGATACTGCGGCGAAAGTATCCCACCATGCAACTGGTGAGCGTGCCCAACGAGATGGATGGTTTACGCCAAGTGCAGAGCGGACAAGTCTTCGGCTATTTCGGCTCCATGGCTTCTGTCGGCTATACGATGCAACAGCACGGCATTTTTGATGTAAAAATTACCCACACTCTTGATGTGGACTGGGAATTGGGAGTGGCCACTCGCAACGATGAGCCATTGCTGCGTGAAATATTCCAGAAACTGGTGGACAACATCAGCGAAGCCGAGAGCCGGGAAATTCTTGCCCATTGGGTTGCTGTGCGCTACGAGCAGGGATCGGACTACCGGTTGTTGCTACAAGTATTGGCAGCCATTTCCGTGGTGGTACTGGCTATAGTGGCCTGGAACTATAAGTTGGCTTCTCTCAACCGGCAGCTGGCAGTGCGGGTGGAAGAAGAGGTCAGCCGGCGTCTGCTGGCTGAAGAAGAACACCGAAACCACGAGCGCGTGTTGCTGCAGCGCTCCAAAATGGCTGACATGGGTGAGATGATCGGCGCCATTACCCACCAGTGGAAGCAGCCTTTGAATATCATCAGCCTCAACCTGAGTGCCCTGGAGATGGAAACGGAAAATCTCCCCCAGGAAGTGCAGGTGCACCTGCGATACTACACTGGCAGCATTCTGCAGCAGGTGGATTTCATGGCGCAGACCGTGGATGACTTCAGCCATTTTTTTACTCCTTCTAAGAAAAAGCAGCCCTTTAATGTCAAAGCATTTTACGAACTCTACCGCATCATTTCTCCTTACTTTGAGAAAGTAGGGATTGAGGTGAAGGTGGTGGAAAAAGCCAACTTTTATGTGGTGGGTTACGCTAACGAATTCAAGCAGGTGGCCCTGAACCTCTTGGTCAATGCCAAGGACGCTATCGAAGAGCGACAAGTCGCACCGGGACGCATTACGGTGGAGTTTGACTGTGATCACCAGTGGGGTATTATGCGCTTTAGCGACAACGGAGGCGGAATTCCGGACCACTTGTTGCCTGACCAACTCTTTCAGTCCTACACCACTACCAAAGGTAAAAAAGGTACCGGTATTGGACTGCAATTGGCGCGAACTATTATTGAAACCAATATGCAGGGGACGATCGAAGCTACTAATAGTGCTGAGGGCGCCGTGCTCACCATCAGGCTCCCCCTGTATCAGGAGCGCTTATAA
- a CDS encoding YraN family protein: protein MWERLSPSNFHASHPSSDDPLTTRQRGQQQEDLASRYLRQSGYRIEQRNFRTKVAELDIVARDGDTLVLVEVRYRRGNVAMAQYTVDQNKQRKLWRAAQHYLRRYPWEGDIRFDVIAINGAQVEHYRDAFRGEDLF from the coding sequence GTGTGGGAACGACTTTCACCATCAAACTTCCACGCCAGCCATCCATCCAGTGATGATCCCCTCACCACCCGTCAGCGGGGGCAGCAGCAGGAAGACCTGGCCAGTCGTTACTTGCGCCAGAGTGGGTACCGCATTGAGCAGCGTAATTTTCGCACCAAAGTAGCGGAGCTGGACATTGTCGCTCGCGATGGTGACACCTTGGTACTGGTGGAGGTACGCTACCGCCGTGGCAATGTTGCCATGGCTCAATACACGGTGGATCAAAACAAGCAACGAAAACTCTGGCGCGCCGCTCAGCACTATCTGCGCCGCTACCCCTGGGAAGGCGATATCCGCTTTGATGTTATTGCAATCAATGGCGCCCAGGTGGAGCACTACCGGGATGCTTTTCGCGGTGAGGACCTGTTTTGA
- a CDS encoding two-component system sensor histidine kinase NtrB, giving the protein MSEIDVKELMRAMEYFNEQSQRLTQSYANLEDEVANLNLALDQKNRYLTNILESISNGVVGIDANGTITLVNRAAREMLLIRSDGDILGHNIRDMSIFSEILASCEDLTSDHLRNFSHQATLHLGQDKRRVIEFNLTPLEGDAGTILFFRDLTRIIDLEQQAARNEKLAAMGEMAANIAHEIRNPLGSIELFASLLYRDLAEEPPKQQLCANIVSGVRNLNSVISNLLLFTRNLSIQKENFDPELLLEEVLTFTEHLKYKKRITTLKDIAPGTLLYGDFDLLNQVLLNLVQNAVNSIAEEGTIELVVRDDQGDSEYTLLQIRDSGSGMDPDTLKKIFIPFYTTRAKGTGLGLSIVNRIVETHGGVLNVESEEGVGTTFTIKLPRQPSIQ; this is encoded by the coding sequence ATGAGTGAGATAGATGTCAAAGAACTCATGCGAGCCATGGAATACTTCAATGAGCAGTCGCAACGCCTCACCCAGTCCTACGCCAACCTGGAAGACGAAGTAGCTAACCTCAACCTGGCTCTGGATCAGAAGAACCGCTACCTTACCAATATTCTGGAAAGTATCTCCAATGGCGTGGTGGGTATAGACGCTAATGGCACTATAACACTGGTGAACCGTGCTGCCAGGGAAATGCTTCTTATCAGAAGTGACGGGGATATTCTGGGACACAACATTCGTGATATGTCCATATTCAGCGAGATTCTCGCTTCCTGCGAAGATCTCACCAGTGACCACCTGCGCAACTTTTCCCACCAGGCTACCCTCCATCTGGGTCAGGACAAGCGCCGGGTAATTGAGTTCAACCTCACTCCTCTTGAGGGAGATGCGGGAACTATTCTTTTTTTTCGCGACCTTACCCGCATCATCGATCTGGAACAGCAGGCCGCTCGCAATGAAAAACTGGCCGCCATGGGGGAGATGGCCGCTAACATTGCCCACGAAATTCGTAACCCTCTCGGCTCCATTGAGCTTTTTGCCTCACTGCTTTATCGCGACCTGGCTGAGGAACCACCCAAGCAGCAGCTCTGCGCTAATATTGTCAGTGGTGTGCGGAATCTCAATAGCGTTATCAGTAACCTGTTGCTCTTCACCCGCAACCTGAGTATCCAGAAAGAAAATTTTGATCCAGAACTTCTTCTGGAAGAAGTTCTGACATTTACCGAGCACCTCAAATACAAAAAACGCATCACAACTCTCAAGGATATAGCTCCTGGAACCCTGCTTTACGGTGACTTCGACCTGCTCAATCAGGTGCTGTTAAATCTGGTGCAAAATGCGGTGAACTCTATAGCGGAAGAGGGTACGATTGAGTTGGTGGTGCGGGATGACCAAGGGGATTCGGAATACACTTTGCTGCAGATTCGCGACAGTGGCAGCGGCATGGATCCGGATACCCTGAAAAAAATCTTTATTCCCTTCTACACTACTCGCGCCAAGGGAACCGGTCTGGGACTTTCCATCGTAAACCGAATTGTAGAAACCCACGGGGGGGTACTTAATGTGGAGTCTGAAGAGGGTGTGGGAACGACTTTCACCATCAAACTTCCACGCCAGCCATCCATCCAGTGA
- a CDS encoding tetratricopeptide repeat protein — MKHFLRTFIIVAAVHIAFSPCLAALISFKAEQLEENIIRETLSFVLDEPTTYTVSDYTVVNQVVVEFPGNVASIGELRLEAMNSALVERISSYRGNIIIHLRHVPVEISDTFDQDPFMIQVTLEGDKRRITQVQDNMRQLRRSLAGELELEFSTKTPVAGISGHTPLVTGLTPEELLQLELRSSALSMIDPYREDRGLRELNTPDAMALRRGLENINSGQYLDALDDLLYIIRQHPQSPFVEEATFLLGDCYRNISQEPPGLQYRDAIAVYEKAMELYPNSRYIPKAMFGIAQSYENLNNRSTAKYYYEMIAELPTINEYIGPALLSASRLELEMNDPEAAIQAVERLLDYDEDHWRMEAYQRLTSLHHMEGDYQESARFFTRLQEEYPEFGTYEPELLLEAARSYYRTGQLRESAHNLQKIINVYPAYDDAAAAYLKLATIHFDVGNLDLSQMYISELTGQFSQSEDAARGQLLQARILKELDLCDDALGMYSLVEFGSYGRTLEQPILKGKVRGEICLGNFDIAESLARQFLSRFGLSDKADVVQSLQHEARYRRARQKYEENDIQESYDLLRSYIQEQIQLPDDEENYQRIIDLAERNYYLLGEIQLEESSTAALEHFREFLNRYPDGDFSEDVQRHIRDLEYRLTHEEIEALQFQQAIERAQSAVEEFDSGYRSSDFRDLQVYTLFKQGEFLFNNGNYDEGSVYFDRIFHDFDDTPYAEQARDFLIRAGRGNVFEAYSSSDYVAAVDQFNIYSDYLVHSHEDYFESGKMASQSYTRLGFYDRGMEHIDEMEKNLPAAYSDRLEDLRALNYWGLQDYQRLIGVLGPRLASGEPMMPEAYRVLAQSYSRENQTDEAIDTYLSAADALAENDPQNSRHMRFDAAQLLQNSGREDEAREQYEQLVGEYELNPSLDPVVVDAYYELVEMARRSESHQRVVELCQQVLDLIGNDHDQTLHFLDRKARAYQGQGDIARAIPVYERIVEQDPDGPFGLRARQELQSYQWNERVRERLQ; from the coding sequence ATGAAACACTTTCTTCGCACTTTCATCATAGTGGCGGCAGTACATATCGCCTTCTCACCCTGTCTCGCAGCGCTTATCAGTTTCAAGGCCGAGCAGTTGGAAGAGAATATCATTCGTGAAACCCTGTCTTTTGTATTGGATGAACCAACAACCTACACGGTCAGCGACTACACCGTAGTGAATCAGGTAGTAGTTGAATTTCCCGGGAATGTAGCCAGTATTGGTGAGTTAAGACTGGAAGCAATGAACTCTGCGCTGGTAGAGCGAATATCCTCCTATCGAGGTAATATTATAATCCACTTGCGTCACGTACCGGTGGAAATAAGCGATACCTTTGATCAGGATCCATTTATGATCCAGGTTACCCTTGAGGGAGACAAACGCCGCATAACCCAGGTGCAGGATAACATGCGGCAATTACGGCGATCATTGGCAGGAGAACTGGAGTTGGAATTTTCCACGAAAACTCCTGTGGCAGGTATTTCGGGCCATACACCACTGGTAACTGGCCTGACACCGGAAGAACTTTTACAGCTGGAGTTGCGTAGCAGTGCGCTGAGTATGATCGATCCGTATCGGGAAGACCGGGGATTGCGGGAGCTTAACACCCCAGATGCCATGGCTCTTCGGCGCGGACTGGAGAATATTAACAGTGGTCAGTATCTCGATGCCCTGGATGATTTACTGTATATTATCCGCCAGCATCCACAGTCGCCGTTTGTTGAAGAAGCTACTTTTCTGTTAGGAGATTGTTACCGCAATATATCTCAGGAGCCTCCAGGCCTTCAGTATCGTGACGCCATTGCCGTATATGAAAAAGCGATGGAGCTCTACCCGAATAGCCGCTATATACCTAAAGCCATGTTTGGTATTGCCCAGTCCTACGAAAACCTCAATAATCGATCCACCGCGAAATATTACTACGAGATGATTGCCGAATTACCCACCATAAACGAGTATATCGGGCCAGCTCTGCTTTCAGCTTCCCGGCTGGAACTGGAAATGAATGATCCGGAGGCGGCTATTCAGGCCGTGGAGCGACTTCTGGACTACGATGAAGACCATTGGCGCATGGAAGCCTACCAGCGCCTTACCAGCCTGCACCACATGGAGGGAGACTATCAAGAGAGTGCCCGCTTCTTTACCCGCCTGCAGGAAGAGTACCCCGAGTTTGGTACTTATGAGCCGGAGCTACTGCTTGAAGCCGCTAGATCCTACTACCGCACCGGACAACTGCGAGAGTCTGCCCATAACCTGCAGAAAATTATCAACGTCTACCCGGCTTATGATGATGCAGCAGCTGCCTATCTGAAGCTTGCCACTATCCACTTTGATGTTGGGAATCTGGATCTTTCCCAAATGTATATAAGCGAATTAACCGGTCAGTTTTCCCAAAGTGAAGATGCTGCCAGGGGGCAACTGCTTCAGGCTCGTATACTCAAGGAGCTTGACCTGTGTGATGACGCTTTGGGTATGTATTCCCTGGTGGAGTTTGGTAGCTACGGCCGTACACTGGAGCAACCTATCCTGAAAGGGAAAGTACGGGGGGAGATTTGCCTGGGGAATTTTGATATTGCAGAAAGCCTGGCCCGACAGTTTCTCAGTCGGTTCGGGTTGTCTGATAAAGCTGATGTAGTGCAGAGCCTGCAACACGAGGCTCGTTACCGCCGTGCCAGGCAAAAGTATGAAGAAAACGATATTCAGGAGTCCTACGACCTTCTGCGCAGTTATATCCAGGAACAAATCCAGCTCCCAGATGATGAAGAGAATTATCAGAGGATTATTGATCTGGCAGAACGCAACTACTACTTACTTGGGGAAATTCAGCTGGAGGAAAGCTCAACGGCAGCCCTGGAGCACTTTCGCGAGTTTCTTAACCGCTATCCAGACGGTGACTTCAGTGAAGATGTCCAACGCCACATACGGGACCTGGAGTATCGCCTGACCCATGAAGAAATTGAAGCCTTGCAGTTTCAGCAAGCTATAGAGAGAGCACAATCTGCAGTGGAGGAATTTGACAGCGGCTACCGCAGTTCAGACTTTCGCGACCTGCAGGTCTATACGCTCTTTAAGCAGGGAGAATTTCTTTTTAACAATGGCAACTACGACGAAGGCTCCGTATATTTTGACCGAATTTTCCACGACTTTGATGATACACCTTACGCCGAACAGGCTCGGGATTTTCTCATTCGCGCCGGACGGGGAAATGTTTTTGAAGCCTACAGTTCCAGTGACTACGTAGCTGCTGTGGATCAATTTAATATCTACAGCGACTATTTGGTGCACAGTCACGAAGATTACTTTGAGTCTGGGAAAATGGCTTCCCAAAGCTATACGCGCCTTGGATTTTACGACCGGGGAATGGAGCATATAGACGAAATGGAAAAGAATCTTCCCGCTGCCTACAGCGATCGGCTGGAAGACCTGCGAGCTCTGAACTACTGGGGTTTACAGGATTATCAGCGCCTTATCGGTGTTTTGGGGCCGCGGCTTGCTTCCGGTGAGCCCATGATGCCTGAAGCATATCGGGTTTTGGCCCAGTCTTACTCCCGGGAAAACCAGACCGATGAAGCAATCGACACCTACCTGAGCGCGGCTGATGCTTTGGCGGAAAACGACCCTCAGAACAGTCGCCACATGCGCTTTGATGCCGCCCAGCTCCTTCAGAATTCCGGGCGGGAGGATGAGGCCCGTGAGCAGTATGAGCAGCTGGTGGGAGAGTATGAGTTGAATCCAAGTCTGGATCCAGTAGTGGTAGATGCCTACTATGAGCTGGTGGAGATGGCTCGTCGCAGCGAGAGCCATCAGCGGGTGGTGGAGTTGTGCCAACAGGTGCTTGATCTTATTGGTAACGATCACGATCAGACCCTGCACTTTCTTGATCGCAAGGCACGCGCTTATCAGGGGCAGGGAGATATAGCCCGAGCCATACCAGTTTACGAGCGCATAGTAGAGCAGGATCCCGATGGTCCGTTTGGCTTGCGTGCCCGGCAGGAGTTGCAGAGTTACCAGTGGAATGAAAGGGTACGGGAACGGCTGCAATGA